From one Cyanobacteriota bacterium genomic stretch:
- the moaA gene encoding GTP 3',8-cyclase MoaA, with the protein MLNPVDYLRISLIDRCNFRCQYCMPDGADLQYVLNQQLLTHPELITLLQEVFIPLGFTRFRLTGGEPLLRPGVVDLVRAIAALPQVQDLSMTTNAYLLADKAQALYDAGLRRINISLDSLDPEVFAQIVGKPMRWQQVWEGIQAAHRVGFDPLKLNVVVIPGVNDHEVLDLAALSIDRQWHVRFIEFMPIGNEALFRDRGWIASEDLRQQIRNRWGLESSTVVGNGPADVFRIPGAKGTLGFISQMSECFCDRCNRMRLSADGWLRPCLLNETGQLDLRTALRSGVSPTYLRQQVQALLALKPEINFKQRNSGTAGAAYTRTMSQIGG; encoded by the coding sequence GTGCTAAACCCAGTTGACTACTTACGCATTAGTCTCATTGATCGGTGTAACTTCCGCTGTCAGTATTGTATGCCTGACGGTGCAGATCTACAGTATGTGCTGAATCAGCAGTTGCTGACCCATCCCGAACTGATTACCTTGCTCCAGGAGGTGTTTATCCCCCTGGGTTTTACCCGCTTTCGACTGACCGGGGGTGAGCCACTATTGCGTCCTGGTGTGGTGGATTTGGTGAGAGCGATCGCTGCCTTGCCCCAAGTGCAAGACTTGTCAATGACCACCAACGCCTATCTGCTAGCTGACAAGGCTCAGGCTCTGTACGACGCGGGGCTACGTCGGATCAACATCAGTTTAGACTCTCTAGATCCAGAAGTGTTTGCCCAGATAGTTGGTAAGCCCATGCGCTGGCAACAGGTGTGGGAGGGCATTCAGGCAGCTCATCGGGTAGGGTTTGATCCTCTAAAGCTCAATGTAGTAGTCATTCCTGGTGTCAATGACCATGAAGTGTTAGATTTAGCTGCCTTGAGTATTGACCGCCAGTGGCATGTGCGGTTTATTGAGTTCATGCCCATCGGCAACGAAGCATTGTTTCGCGATCGGGGGTGGATTGCCTCAGAAGACCTGCGCCAACAAATTCGCAATCGTTGGGGACTAGAATCTAGCACCGTGGTAGGAAACGGCCCCGCTGATGTGTTTCGCATTCCTGGGGCTAAGGGCACTCTAGGGTTTATTAGTCAAATGTCTGAGTGTTTTTGCGATCGCTGCAACCGGATGCGCCTCTCTGCCGATGGTTGGCTACGTCCCTGCTTGCTGAATGAAACAGGCCAACTGGATTTACGCACAGCTCTGCGATCTGGGGTTAGCCCTACCTATCTTCGCCAACAGGTACAAGCTTTACTAGCCCTCAAACCAGAGATTAACTTCAAGCAACGGAACTCTGGCACAGCCGGAGCTGCTTACACTCGTACCATGTCTCAAATCGGTGGCTAG